One genomic region from Cellulomonas hominis encodes:
- the murD gene encoding UDP-N-acetylmuramoyl-L-alanine--D-glutamate ligase — MGADDLRTPEALSRARVVVAGLGVSGRAARDVLAGLGARVTTVDDRAADADATVEAFLSGDGLAAADVVVVSPGWPPAHPLLAAARGAGVPVWSEVELAWRLRVDRDSGGGPAPWLAVTGTNGKTTTVEMLASVLRAAGRRAAAVGNVGTPVVLAATDPALDVLAVELSSFQLHHTESMAAQAAVVLNVAADHLDWHGSLDAYAADKGRVYAGVEVACVYNAADRTTEDLVREADVADGAVAVGFTLGSPGVGQVGLVDRMLVDRGFAALRHTHAAELATFDDLAHLAGPDGLAPHVVQDALAAAALALAHGVPPEAVGAGLRAYAPGAHRIATVAEVDGVRYVDDSKATNAHAAAASLAAFAPRSVVWLAGGLAKGATFDDLVAARADRLHAVVLIGVDPAPLADALARHAPQVPVVRVDPGDTGTVMTRAVTEARRLADARGAGTTVLLAPACASMDQFSSYAARGEAFAAEVRALQPRG, encoded by the coding sequence GTGGGTGCCGACGACCTCAGGACGCCGGAGGCTCTCTCCCGGGCGCGGGTCGTCGTCGCCGGGCTCGGGGTGTCGGGGCGCGCCGCCCGCGACGTGCTGGCCGGCCTCGGCGCGCGGGTGACGACCGTGGACGACCGGGCGGCGGACGCCGACGCGACCGTCGAGGCGTTCCTGTCCGGCGACGGTCTCGCGGCGGCGGACGTCGTCGTGGTCTCGCCGGGCTGGCCGCCCGCGCACCCGCTGCTCGCGGCCGCGCGCGGCGCGGGGGTGCCCGTGTGGAGCGAGGTCGAGCTCGCGTGGCGCCTGCGGGTGGACCGCGACTCCGGCGGGGGACCCGCGCCCTGGCTCGCGGTGACGGGCACGAACGGCAAGACGACGACCGTGGAGATGCTGGCGTCCGTGCTGCGGGCGGCCGGCCGGCGGGCGGCCGCCGTCGGCAACGTCGGCACGCCGGTGGTGCTCGCGGCCACCGACCCGGCCCTGGACGTGCTGGCCGTCGAGCTGTCCTCCTTCCAGCTGCACCACACGGAGTCGATGGCCGCGCAGGCCGCCGTGGTGCTGAACGTGGCCGCCGACCACCTGGACTGGCACGGCTCGCTCGACGCGTACGCCGCGGACAAGGGCCGCGTCTACGCGGGCGTCGAGGTGGCCTGCGTGTACAACGCCGCCGACCGCACGACCGAGGACCTGGTCCGCGAGGCCGACGTGGCCGACGGGGCGGTCGCGGTCGGGTTCACGCTCGGCTCGCCCGGGGTCGGGCAGGTCGGGCTGGTCGACCGGATGCTCGTCGACCGCGGCTTCGCGGCGCTCCGGCACACCCACGCCGCCGAGCTCGCGACCTTCGACGACCTCGCGCATCTCGCCGGCCCGGACGGTCTCGCGCCGCACGTGGTGCAGGACGCCCTGGCGGCCGCCGCCCTCGCGCTCGCCCACGGGGTGCCGCCGGAGGCGGTCGGGGCCGGCCTGCGCGCGTACGCGCCGGGCGCGCACCGGATCGCGACCGTCGCCGAGGTCGACGGCGTGCGCTACGTCGACGACTCGAAGGCCACGAACGCGCACGCCGCCGCCGCGTCGCTCGCCGCCTTCGCGCCCCGCAGCGTCGTGTGGCTCGCGGGCGGGCTCGCCAAGGGCGCCACGTTCGACGACCTCGTGGCGGCCCGCGCGGACCGGCTGCACGCCGTCGTCCTGATCGGCGTGGACCCCGCGCCGCTCGCCGACGCGCTCGCCCGACACGCGCCGCAGGTCCCCGTCGTCCGCGTCGATCCCGGTGACACTGGGACCGTGATGACCCGCGCCGTGACCGAGGCCCGCCGCCTGGCGGACGCCCGGGGCGCGGGCACCACCGTCCTGCTGGCGCCGGCGTGCGCCTCGATGGACCAGTTCTCCTCGTACGCCGCACGGGGAGAGGCGTTCGCCGCCGAGGTCCGCGCACTGCAGCCGAGGGGGTGA
- the ftsW gene encoding putative lipid II flippase FtsW — MAQTTDAPAPGTPRAPSRLGQWNSAVTSYYLLVGASMLLLVLGLVMVLSSSSVESLASGDSPYAVFLGQAQFALIGLPLMWLASRVPTRAYKRLAWPLLAVGIAGQLLVFSPLGLSKGGNRGWIYLPGFSAQPSEALKLALVVWLGAILVRKQPLFDDWKHAAIPALPVAAGAIGLVLLGHDLGTGITMFILVAGALFVAGVPMRIFAVAGVGAAAVVAVMAVASDNRVGRIMDFFSGDCDPTDGCYQTKHGLQALATGGWFGLGLGQSREKWSYLPEAHNDFIYAIIGEELGLIGTLLVLVLFGVLAFAMFRIIARHPDPFAQVVTGGVAAWIIGQALVNMGVVVGLLPVIGVPLPLVSAGGSALITTLVALGVVVSFARTEPGAAEALAARPSVVRRSLAVIGRTRA; from the coding sequence ATGGCCCAGACGACCGACGCCCCGGCGCCCGGGACCCCGCGCGCCCCCTCCCGCCTCGGGCAGTGGAACAGCGCCGTCACGAGCTACTACCTGCTCGTCGGCGCCAGCATGCTGCTGCTCGTCCTCGGCCTCGTCATGGTGCTGTCCTCCTCGTCGGTCGAGTCCCTGGCGAGCGGGGATTCGCCGTACGCCGTGTTCCTCGGGCAGGCGCAGTTCGCGCTGATCGGCCTGCCGCTGATGTGGCTCGCCTCGCGGGTGCCGACGCGCGCCTACAAGCGGCTCGCCTGGCCGCTGCTCGCCGTCGGCATCGCCGGGCAGCTGCTCGTGTTCTCGCCGCTCGGCCTGAGCAAGGGCGGCAACCGGGGCTGGATCTACCTGCCCGGGTTCTCGGCGCAGCCGTCCGAGGCCCTCAAGCTCGCGCTCGTCGTGTGGCTCGGGGCGATCCTCGTGCGCAAGCAGCCGCTGTTCGACGACTGGAAGCACGCGGCGATCCCCGCGCTGCCCGTCGCCGCCGGTGCCATCGGCCTGGTGCTGCTCGGGCACGACCTGGGCACCGGCATCACGATGTTCATCCTCGTCGCGGGCGCCCTGTTCGTCGCCGGGGTGCCGATGCGGATCTTCGCCGTCGCCGGGGTGGGTGCCGCGGCCGTGGTCGCCGTGATGGCCGTCGCCAGCGACAACCGCGTCGGGCGGATCATGGACTTCTTCAGCGGCGACTGCGACCCCACCGACGGCTGCTACCAGACCAAGCACGGCCTGCAGGCGCTGGCCACCGGCGGCTGGTTCGGGCTCGGGCTCGGGCAGAGCCGCGAGAAGTGGTCGTACCTGCCCGAGGCGCACAACGACTTCATCTACGCGATCATCGGGGAGGAGCTCGGCCTGATCGGCACGCTGCTGGTGCTCGTGCTGTTCGGCGTCCTCGCCTTCGCCATGTTCCGGATCATCGCCCGGCACCCGGACCCGTTCGCCCAGGTCGTGACCGGCGGCGTCGCCGCGTGGATCATCGGCCAGGCGCTGGTGAACATGGGTGTGGTCGTCGGCCTGCTGCCCGTGATCGGCGTGCCGCTGCCGCTGGTGTCGGCCGGGGGGTCGGCGCTGATCACCACGCTCGTCGCGCTGGGCGTGGTCGTCTCGTTCGCGCGCACCGAACCCGGGGCCGCGGAGGCGCTCGCCGCGCGGCCGAGCGTCGTGCGCCGCTCCCTCGCGGTGATCGGGCGGACCCGTGCCTGA
- the murC gene encoding UDP-N-acetylmuramate--L-alanine ligase yields MTAPDATPGGENPEQPRPRAVLLAGGGTAGHVNPLLAVAEELRARDPELHLAVLGTAEGLESRLVPERGLEMHVVPKVPLPRRPTPDWFRLPRLLRAAVDAAGVAIDETGAQAVVGFGGYVSTPAYLAARSRGVPVVVHEQNARAGLANRLGARTAAAVAVTFPGTRLPRAQVTGLPLRPEIAGLLADRARDPEGTRRRAAAELGFDPARVTLLVTGGSLGAVSVNRAVAAQARAILATGAEVLHLTGAGKAEDVRAAVRGVPGAERYHVREYLGEMEQALAVADLVLCRSGAGTVSELAALGIPAVYVPLPVGNGEQRLNAQPVVAEGGGLLVADEDLTGEWIAAHLLPLLDPAAADERREMGAAAARVGVPDAAARVADLVLEALAEGERRAAEQAEAERLAAERAEAEAAAAAARAADGDAPEGADAGPADAEPDAAPAEEPAPHGSALDDLGRVHLLGVGGAGMSAVAGLLVARGLTVSGSDAHEGPALAGLREAGVTVHVGHDAAHVEDVDTVVRSSAVRDTNPEVARARERGIPVLHRSDALAALMAGRIGIAVAGAHGKTTTSTMVATALAAAGREDPVLDPSYAIGGTVLTAEGAGPGYRTGAGEVFVAEADESDGSFLAYAPAVAVVTNVEPDHLDHYGTTEAFEAAFQAFADRVLDGGALVACLDDPGAARLVAAVRDRLTRRGVRVLTYGTDAAIAADDAGPDLVLGPVRATGGRWHVTLTSRSAEVPGADLELAVPGEHNAANAAAAYLAAWAVGADAAAVAAGLGEFRGTGRRFEDRGTAGGVRVVDDYAHHPTEVAALLRTARQVAGDGRVHVLFQPHLYSRTRTFATEFGAALDLADTVVVTDVYAAREDPAPEVSGDTIVQRVPTPGRAAFVADGHDAARAVAAAAAPGDLVLTVGAGDVTLLAAEVLEALGAPEPGDGGSGTA; encoded by the coding sequence GTGACCGCACCCGACGCCACCCCGGGCGGCGAGAACCCCGAGCAGCCGCGTCCGCGCGCCGTGCTGCTCGCGGGCGGCGGCACCGCGGGGCACGTCAACCCGCTGCTCGCCGTCGCCGAGGAGCTGCGCGCCCGCGACCCCGAGCTGCACCTCGCGGTGCTCGGCACGGCGGAGGGGCTGGAGTCCCGGCTGGTCCCGGAGCGCGGCCTCGAGATGCACGTGGTCCCGAAGGTGCCGCTGCCCCGGCGCCCCACCCCCGACTGGTTCAGGCTGCCCCGGCTGCTGCGCGCCGCGGTGGACGCGGCCGGCGTCGCGATCGACGAGACCGGCGCCCAGGCGGTCGTCGGGTTCGGCGGCTACGTCTCGACCCCGGCGTACCTCGCCGCCCGGTCGCGCGGCGTCCCGGTGGTGGTGCACGAGCAGAACGCGCGCGCGGGCCTGGCGAACCGCCTCGGCGCGCGCACCGCGGCGGCCGTCGCCGTGACGTTCCCCGGCACCCGGCTGCCGCGCGCCCAGGTCACCGGCCTCCCGCTGCGCCCGGAGATCGCCGGGCTGCTGGCCGACCGCGCGCGCGACCCCGAGGGCACCAGGCGCCGCGCCGCGGCCGAGCTCGGCTTCGACCCCGCCCGGGTCACGCTGCTCGTCACCGGCGGCTCGCTCGGCGCCGTCTCGGTGAACCGCGCCGTCGCCGCGCAGGCCCGCGCGATCCTCGCGACCGGCGCGGAGGTGCTCCACCTCACCGGCGCGGGCAAGGCGGAGGACGTGCGGGCCGCCGTCCGCGGGGTGCCCGGCGCCGAGCGGTACCACGTGCGCGAGTACCTCGGCGAGATGGAGCAGGCGCTGGCCGTGGCAGACCTCGTGCTGTGCCGCTCCGGCGCGGGCACCGTCAGCGAGCTCGCCGCGCTCGGTATCCCCGCCGTGTACGTGCCGCTGCCCGTGGGCAACGGCGAGCAGCGGCTCAACGCGCAGCCGGTGGTCGCCGAGGGCGGCGGGCTGCTCGTCGCCGACGAGGACCTCACGGGCGAGTGGATCGCCGCGCACCTGCTGCCGCTGCTCGACCCCGCGGCCGCCGACGAGCGCCGGGAGATGGGCGCCGCCGCCGCGCGCGTGGGCGTGCCCGACGCCGCGGCGCGGGTGGCGGACCTGGTGCTCGAGGCGCTGGCCGAGGGCGAGCGGCGAGCGGCCGAGCAGGCCGAGGCCGAGCGGCTGGCGGCGGAGCGCGCGGAGGCGGAGGCGGCCGCGGCGGCTGCCCGCGCAGCGGACGGGGACGCGCCGGAGGGCGCCGACGCCGGGCCCGCCGACGCCGAGCCGGACGCCGCCCCGGCCGAGGAGCCCGCGCCGCACGGCTCCGCGCTGGACGACCTCGGCCGCGTGCACCTGCTCGGCGTCGGCGGCGCGGGCATGTCCGCGGTCGCGGGCCTGCTGGTCGCGCGCGGCCTGACGGTCTCCGGCTCGGACGCGCACGAGGGCCCGGCGCTGGCCGGGCTGCGCGAGGCCGGCGTCACCGTGCACGTCGGCCACGACGCGGCGCACGTCGAGGACGTCGACACCGTCGTACGGTCCAGCGCCGTGCGCGACACCAACCCCGAGGTCGCGAGGGCGCGCGAGCGCGGCATCCCGGTGCTGCACCGCTCCGATGCCCTGGCCGCGCTCATGGCGGGCCGGATCGGCATCGCGGTGGCCGGGGCGCACGGCAAGACCACCACCTCGACCATGGTCGCGACCGCGCTGGCCGCGGCCGGCCGCGAGGACCCGGTGCTCGACCCGTCGTACGCGATCGGCGGCACCGTGCTCACGGCCGAGGGCGCGGGCCCGGGGTACCGGACGGGCGCCGGCGAGGTCTTCGTGGCGGAGGCCGACGAGTCCGACGGCTCCTTCCTGGCGTACGCGCCGGCGGTCGCCGTGGTCACCAACGTCGAGCCGGACCACCTCGACCACTACGGCACGACCGAGGCCTTCGAGGCGGCGTTCCAGGCGTTCGCGGACCGCGTGCTCGACGGCGGCGCGCTCGTCGCCTGCCTGGACGACCCGGGCGCCGCGCGGCTGGTCGCGGCCGTCCGGGACCGGCTCACCCGGCGCGGCGTTCGGGTGCTCACGTACGGCACGGACGCGGCCATCGCGGCCGACGACGCCGGCCCGGACCTCGTGCTCGGCCCGGTGCGGGCGACCGGGGGGCGCTGGCACGTCACCCTGACGTCCCGGTCCGCCGAGGTGCCCGGAGCCGACCTCGAGCTGGCCGTCCCGGGCGAGCACAACGCCGCGAACGCCGCGGCGGCGTACCTGGCGGCGTGGGCCGTCGGGGCCGACGCGGCGGCCGTCGCGGCCGGGCTGGGGGAGTTCCGCGGCACCGGCCGGCGGTTCGAGGACCGCGGTACGGCGGGCGGCGTCCGGGTCGTCGACGACTACGCGCACCACCCGACCGAGGTCGCGGCGCTTCTCCGCACCGCCCGGCAGGTCGCGGGCGACGGCCGGGTGCACGTGCTGTTCCAGCCGCACCTGTACTCGCGCACGCGCACCTTCGCGACGGAGTTCGGCGCGGCGCTGGACCTCGCCGACACCGTCGTGGTGACCGACGTCTACGCCGCGCGCGAGGACCCGGCCCCGGAGGTCTCCGGCGACACCATCGTGCAGCGCGTCCCGACGCCGGGCCGGGCGGCGTTCGTCGCGGACGGGCACGACGCGGCCCGCGCAGTCGCCGCGGCCGCCGCGCCGGGGGACCTCGTGCTCACGGTCGGCGCCGGCGACGTGACGCTGCTCGCCGCCGAGGTGCTCGAGGCGCTGGGCGCGCCGGAGCCCGGGGACGGCGGGAGCGGGACGGCGTGA
- a CDS encoding cell division protein FtsQ/DivIB, which translates to MSQGSAARFAERARARQRLAWRQILLVAGSVVVVAGLAWVLLLSPALALDREQVAVTGAGTVVAVDQVRAVVDEEAGTPLTRLDTARLRTALLDVPGVRDVVLTRDWPHGLSVALVSREPVAAVPESADVVERAEDAGESGGAGYALVDEEGVQVGRADAPPEGLPVVEVPVGEARILAAALGVLHALPEALLADIGQVSAGTQDTVSFVLRDGATVEWGSAQDVSLKAAVLQALRAAPETAGSARYDVSAPTMPVVG; encoded by the coding sequence GTGAGCCAGGGCTCGGCCGCGCGGTTCGCCGAGCGGGCCCGCGCCCGGCAGCGGCTCGCCTGGCGGCAGATCCTGCTGGTCGCCGGCTCGGTCGTCGTGGTCGCCGGCCTCGCCTGGGTGCTGCTGCTCTCGCCGGCGCTCGCGCTGGACCGGGAGCAGGTGGCGGTGACCGGCGCCGGGACCGTCGTGGCGGTCGACCAGGTGCGCGCGGTCGTGGACGAGGAGGCCGGCACGCCCCTGACCCGGCTGGACACCGCGCGCCTGCGGACGGCGCTGCTGGACGTGCCCGGGGTCCGGGACGTCGTGCTGACCCGGGACTGGCCGCACGGGCTGTCCGTCGCGCTCGTCTCCCGCGAGCCCGTCGCGGCGGTGCCCGAGTCGGCGGACGTCGTGGAGCGCGCCGAGGACGCGGGCGAGTCCGGCGGGGCGGGCTACGCGCTGGTGGACGAGGAGGGCGTGCAGGTCGGCCGGGCCGACGCGCCGCCGGAGGGCCTGCCCGTGGTCGAGGTCCCCGTCGGGGAGGCCCGCATCCTCGCGGCCGCGCTCGGCGTGCTGCACGCGCTGCCCGAGGCGCTGCTGGCCGACATCGGGCAGGTGTCCGCGGGGACCCAGGACACCGTGAGCTTCGTGCTGCGGGACGGGGCGACGGTGGAGTGGGGGAGCGCGCAGGACGTGTCGCTCAAGGCGGCGGTCCTGCAGGCGCTCCGGGCGGCCCCGGAGACCGCCGGCTCGGCCCGGTACGACGTGTCCGCGCCGACGATGCCGGTCGTCGGGTGA
- the ftsZ gene encoding cell division protein FtsZ: MAAPQNYLAVIKVVGIGGGGVNAVNRMIEVGLKGVEFIAINTDAQALLMSDADVKLDVGRELTRGLGAGADPEVGKKAAEDHAEEIEDVLRGADMVFVTAGEGGGTGTGGAPVVARIARSLGALTIGVVTRPFTFEGRRRTVQADSGIEALRAEVDTLIVIPNDRLLSISDRSVSVLDAFRSADQVLLSGVQGITDLITTPGLINLDFADVKSVMQGAGSALMGIGSARGEDRAVQAAELAISSPLLEASIDGAHGVLLSIQGGSDLGLFEINEAARLVQEAAHPEANIIFGAVIDDALGDEVRVTVIAAGFDGGAPVVRRDARGLGQVSAGRAGQAPAAIPPSAAVPTTTAAHAAVPPRPVNPDEERAAAASDVPAFLSPDQAGTSQLEVPRIFEEEVARRKEDDLDVPDFLK, encoded by the coding sequence GTGGCAGCTCCGCAGAACTACCTGGCGGTCATCAAGGTCGTCGGCATCGGCGGTGGTGGCGTCAACGCCGTGAACCGCATGATCGAGGTCGGCCTCAAGGGTGTCGAGTTCATCGCCATCAACACCGACGCCCAGGCCCTGCTCATGTCCGACGCGGACGTCAAGCTCGACGTCGGCCGGGAGCTGACCCGCGGGCTCGGCGCCGGCGCCGACCCCGAGGTCGGCAAGAAGGCCGCCGAGGACCACGCGGAGGAGATCGAGGACGTCCTGCGGGGCGCCGACATGGTCTTCGTCACCGCGGGCGAGGGCGGCGGCACCGGCACCGGCGGCGCGCCCGTCGTGGCCCGGATCGCCCGCTCGCTCGGCGCTCTGACCATCGGCGTGGTCACGCGGCCGTTCACCTTCGAGGGCCGCCGGCGCACGGTGCAGGCCGACTCCGGCATCGAGGCCCTGCGCGCCGAGGTCGACACGCTCATCGTCATCCCGAACGACCGCCTGCTGTCCATCTCGGACCGCTCGGTGTCGGTGCTCGACGCGTTCCGTTCGGCGGACCAGGTGCTGCTCTCCGGTGTCCAGGGCATCACCGACCTCATCACCACCCCGGGCCTCATCAACCTCGACTTCGCGGACGTGAAGTCCGTGATGCAGGGAGCGGGGTCGGCCCTCATGGGCATCGGCTCGGCCCGGGGCGAGGACCGCGCGGTGCAGGCCGCCGAGCTGGCGATCTCCTCGCCGCTGCTCGAGGCCAGCATCGACGGCGCGCACGGCGTGCTGCTGTCGATCCAGGGTGGCTCCGACCTCGGCCTGTTCGAGATCAACGAGGCCGCCCGCCTGGTGCAGGAGGCCGCGCACCCCGAGGCGAACATCATCTTCGGCGCGGTCATCGACGACGCCCTCGGCGACGAGGTGCGCGTGACGGTCATCGCGGCGGGCTTCGACGGCGGCGCCCCGGTGGTCCGCCGCGACGCGCGCGGGCTCGGCCAGGTCAGCGCCGGGCGCGCGGGCCAGGCGCCCGCGGCGATCCCGCCGTCGGCCGCCGTGCCCACGACGACCGCCGCGCACGCGGCCGTCCCGCCGCGCCCGGTCAACCCGGACGAGGAGCGGGCCGCCGCCGCGTCGGACGTCCCCGCGTTCCTCAGCCCGGACCAGGCCGGCACCAGCCAGCTCGAGGTCCCGCGGATCTTCGAGGAGGAGGTCGCCCGCCGCAAGGAGGACGACCTCGACGTGCCCGACTTCCTCAAGTAG
- the pgeF gene encoding peptidoglycan editing factor PgeF — protein sequence MLPVLEVDLGPGVRAGFTTRVGGVSAAPWDELNLGLGVGDDPAAVRENRARVGAWAGAPVAFARQVHGADVHVLGGPDEAAADAVADADALVTALRGTAVGVLVADCVPVLLADAPAGVVAAVHAGRRGLAAGVLQAALAEMVARGADPERVRAAVGPAISGPRYEVPAEMQAEVAALVPEAACTTAWGTPGLDLPAGAAAVLRRAGVRDVHEPGWCTDTESRFYSFRRAQRTGGTTGRSAGVVALV from the coding sequence GTGCTGCCGGTCCTCGAGGTCGACCTCGGTCCGGGCGTCCGCGCCGGGTTCACCACCCGCGTGGGCGGCGTCAGCGCGGCGCCGTGGGACGAGCTCAACCTCGGCCTCGGCGTCGGCGACGACCCCGCGGCGGTCCGGGAGAACCGGGCGCGCGTCGGGGCGTGGGCCGGGGCGCCGGTCGCGTTCGCCCGGCAGGTGCACGGCGCGGACGTGCACGTCCTCGGCGGCCCGGACGAGGCCGCCGCGGACGCCGTGGCCGACGCCGACGCCCTCGTCACGGCGCTGCGCGGCACGGCGGTCGGCGTGCTCGTGGCCGACTGCGTGCCGGTGCTGCTCGCGGACGCCCCGGCGGGCGTGGTCGCCGCGGTGCACGCCGGGCGGCGCGGGCTCGCCGCCGGCGTGCTGCAGGCGGCCCTGGCGGAGATGGTCGCGCGCGGTGCCGACCCGGAGCGGGTGCGCGCGGCGGTCGGCCCGGCCATCAGCGGCCCGCGGTACGAGGTGCCGGCGGAGATGCAGGCGGAGGTCGCCGCGCTCGTCCCGGAGGCCGCGTGCACGACGGCCTGGGGCACGCCCGGGCTCGACCTGCCGGCCGGCGCCGCCGCGGTGCTGCGCCGGGCCGGGGTGCGCGACGTCCACGAGCCCGGCTGGTGCACCGACACCGAGTCCCGGTTCTACTCCTTCCGGCGCGCGCAGCGGACCGGCGGGACCACCGGGCGGTCCGCGGGCGTGGTCGCGCTGGTCTGA
- a CDS encoding cell division protein SepF codes for MAGTLRKTMLYLGLADDRGEHDQYVDEYDEPEATVGQDYEAEVTPLHRTAAPVERPVAAPAPRHDGEVRRITTIHPRSYNDARKIGEAFRENTPVIMNLSDMDDSDAKRLVDFAAGLIFGLHGAIERVTNKVFLLSPSSVEITGDGRPAEGSRAGFFNQS; via the coding sequence ATGGCCGGAACGCTGCGCAAGACCATGCTGTACCTCGGGCTTGCCGACGACCGTGGCGAGCACGACCAGTACGTCGACGAGTACGACGAGCCGGAGGCGACGGTGGGACAGGACTACGAGGCCGAGGTCACGCCGCTGCACCGCACGGCCGCGCCCGTCGAGCGCCCGGTCGCCGCGCCGGCCCCGCGCCACGACGGCGAGGTGCGCCGGATCACCACGATCCACCCGCGCTCCTACAACGACGCGCGCAAGATCGGCGAGGCGTTCCGCGAGAACACGCCGGTCATCATGAACCTGTCCGACATGGACGACTCGGACGCGAAGCGGCTGGTGGACTTCGCCGCCGGCCTGATCTTCGGGCTGCACGGCGCCATCGAGCGGGTCACCAACAAGGTGTTCCTGCTCTCGCCGTCCTCCGTGGAGATCACCGGCGACGGGCGGCCCGCCGAGGGCTCGCGCGCCGGCTTCTTCAACCAGAGCTGA
- a CDS encoding YggT family protein, whose protein sequence is MTFVLGLLQLVVLAFILVLLVRLVLDWVQYFARDWRPRGAALVVAEITYSVTDPPLRALRRVIPPLTLGSVRLDLAFLVLMLGCSFLLSLLGWLAV, encoded by the coding sequence GTGACCTTCGTCCTCGGCCTGCTGCAGCTCGTCGTCCTGGCCTTCATCCTCGTCCTGCTCGTGCGCCTGGTCCTCGACTGGGTGCAGTACTTCGCGCGCGACTGGCGGCCGCGGGGCGCTGCACTCGTGGTCGCGGAGATCACCTACTCCGTGACGGACCCGCCGCTGCGCGCCCTGCGCCGCGTCATCCCGCCGCTCACGCTCGGCTCCGTGCGCCTGGACCTCGCGTTCCTGGTGCTCATGCTCGGCTGCTCCTTCCTGCTCTCCCTGCTGGGCTGGCTGGCGGTATGA
- a CDS encoding DivIVA domain-containing protein — protein MALLTADDVLNKKFQATKFREGYDQDEVDDFLDEVVNTLRETQSENEELKAKLAAAERRIAELSRQGAQSAAAPKPEAEKPAPVAAPAPVAPAPTPAPAPVATAPVQPQRQSEPESATGMLALAQKLHDDYVRSGQEEGDRIVNEAKGQAQRIVREAEETSARTLSELEQERSILERKIDELRVFERDYRTRLKSYLENLLGDLDNRASALPQRGAQGATPSGDRI, from the coding sequence ATGGCACTGCTGACGGCAGACGACGTCCTGAACAAGAAGTTCCAGGCGACCAAGTTCCGCGAGGGGTACGACCAGGACGAGGTCGACGACTTCCTCGACGAGGTCGTGAACACCCTCCGGGAGACCCAGAGCGAGAACGAGGAGCTCAAGGCCAAGCTCGCCGCGGCCGAGCGCCGCATCGCGGAGCTGAGCCGCCAGGGCGCCCAGTCCGCCGCGGCCCCGAAGCCCGAGGCGGAGAAGCCCGCCCCGGTCGCGGCCCCGGCCCCCGTCGCGCCGGCCCCCACGCCCGCCCCGGCCCCGGTCGCCACCGCGCCCGTGCAGCCGCAGCGGCAGAGCGAGCCCGAGTCCGCCACCGGCATGCTCGCGCTGGCCCAGAAGCTGCACGACGACTACGTGCGCTCGGGCCAGGAGGAGGGCGACCGCATCGTCAACGAGGCCAAGGGCCAGGCGCAGCGGATCGTCCGCGAGGCCGAGGAGACCTCGGCCCGCACGCTCAGCGAGCTCGAGCAGGAGCGGTCGATCCTCGAGCGCAAGATCGACGAGCTGCGCGTGTTCGAGCGCGACTACCGCACGCGCCTGAAGAGCTACCTCGAGAACCTGCTCGGGGACCTGGACAACCGGGCGAGCGCGCTGCCGCAGCGCGGTGCCCAGGGCGCGACGCCGTCCGGCGACCGCATCTGA
- a CDS encoding TraR/DksA family transcriptional regulator, with protein MAINDSLSAPAPRTLPDLTDAATRFPVRAGEEPWTEQEVQEIAAELVAEIDRLTAELAAADEELSELLRNSGDGAGDDQADSGSSALEREHELTLVNNTRDMLEQTTRALARIDAGTFGRCDSCGEAIGKARVQAFPRATLCVACKQREERR; from the coding sequence GTGGCCATCAACGACTCGCTCAGCGCGCCCGCCCCCCGCACGCTCCCCGACCTGACGGACGCAGCCACCCGGTTCCCGGTCCGCGCGGGGGAGGAGCCCTGGACCGAGCAGGAGGTGCAGGAGATCGCGGCCGAGCTCGTCGCCGAGATCGACCGCCTGACCGCCGAGCTCGCCGCTGCCGACGAGGAGCTGTCGGAGCTGCTGCGCAACTCCGGCGACGGCGCCGGCGACGACCAGGCCGACTCCGGCTCGAGCGCCCTGGAGCGCGAGCACGAGCTCACCCTGGTCAACAACACCCGCGACATGCTCGAGCAGACGACCCGCGCCCTCGCGCGGATCGACGCCGGCACCTTCGGCCGCTGCGACTCCTGCGGCGAGGCCATCGGCAAGGCCCGCGTGCAGGCGTTCCCGCGCGCGACGCTCTGCGTGGCGTGCAAGCAGCGCGAGG